A window of the Streptomyces griseochromogenes genome harbors these coding sequences:
- a CDS encoding roadblock/LC7 domain-containing protein: MTAPKATGSTETNKVELNWLLDDLVDRVASIRKAVVLSGDGLPTGVSKDLTREDSEHLAAVASGFHSLAKGVGRHFDAGSVRQTVVELDDAFLFVTAAGDGSCLAVLSDADSDVGQVAYEMTLLVKRVGVHLGTAPRTDLPAGG, translated from the coding sequence ATGACCGCACCGAAGGCCACCGGCTCCACCGAGACGAACAAGGTGGAGCTGAACTGGCTCCTGGACGATCTCGTCGACCGGGTCGCCAGCATCCGCAAGGCCGTCGTGCTCTCCGGCGACGGTCTGCCCACCGGGGTGTCCAAGGACCTGACCAGGGAGGACAGCGAGCACCTGGCCGCCGTCGCGTCCGGCTTCCACAGCCTCGCCAAGGGGGTGGGCCGTCACTTCGACGCGGGCAGCGTCCGGCAGACCGTGGTCGAGCTCGACGACGCCTTCCTGTTCGTGACCGCCGCCGGGGACGGCAGCTGCCTCGCCGTCCTCTCCGACGCCGACTCCGACGTCGGCCAGGTGGCCTACGAAATGACACTCCTGGTCAAGCGGGTCGGCGTGCATCTGGGCACCGCTCCGCGCACCGATCTGCCCGCAGGCGGGTAG
- a CDS encoding hydantoinase B/oxoprolinase family protein — MTGWQFWVDRGGTFTDIVARRPDGRLLTHKLLSDNPARYADAAVAGVRELLAGSGEPVDAVRMGTTVATNALLERKGERTLLVITRGFRDALRIAYQNRPGIFARRIELPELLYERVIEADERISADGTVLRAPDLDALAGPLRQAYDDGIRAVAVVCPHSHLHPAHERAIGELAARIGFPQISLSSEVSPLMKLVPRGDTAVVDAYLSPVLRRYVRQVADELRDVRLMFMQSNGGLTEAGQFRGKDAILSGPAGGIVGMARMSERAGFARVIGFDMGGTSTDVSHFAGEYERVFTTRIAGVRLRAPMLDIHTVAAGGGSVLHFDGSRYRVGPDSAGADPGPACYRAGGPLTVTDANVMLGRIHPAHFPAVFGTDGDQPLDVALVRDRFAALAREISERTGDDRTPEQVAEGYLQIAVANIANAVKRISVQKGHDVTRYALTTFGGAGGQHACRVADSLGIRTVLVPPMAGLLSALGIGLADTTAMREQSVEAPLEAASMPGIRRTADDLEDAARAELLAEDVPEDRIEVTRRAQLRYDGTDTTLTVELTDPGTMKHAFEERHRATYSFTLDRPIVVEALSVEATGLTAPPDLSALAPYEGRPAAPETVRLHTGGTWRDVPLHRREALPPGDTVTGPAVVTEAGATTVVDDGWRAAATDDGHLVMERAVITQSSDLDTKADPVLLEVFNNLFMSIAEQMGARLESTAQSVNIKERLDFSCALFDPDGNLVANAPHIPVHLGSMGTSVKEVIRRRGTSMHPGDTYAVNDPYHGGTHLPDVTVITPVFDTDSAADTESEPRILFYVASRGHHAEIGGIAPGSMPAHSRTIEEEGVLFDNWLLAENGRFREEETRRLLAEAPHPSRNVPTNLADLRAQIAANRKGVDEVRRMIDEFGLDVVQAYMRHVQDNAEESVRRVIDALDDGEYAYETDSGAVIRVRVRVDRAERRATIDFTGTSAQLATNFNAPFSVVNAAVLYVFRTLVADDIPLNDGCLRPLDIVVPAGSMLAPEPPAAVVAGNVETSQAVTGSLYAALGVQAEGSGTMNNVTFGNERHQYYETVASGSGAGDGFPGADVVQTHMTNSRLTDPEVLEWRLPVRLEEFAVRQGSGGAGRWRGGHGAVRRIRFLEPMTVSTLSQHRRVPPYGMAGGEPGALGANRVERADGTVTELGGSGSADVGPGDVLVIETPGGGGYGRPSSDHHQAGEEIDDLRAF; from the coding sequence GTGACAGGCTGGCAGTTCTGGGTCGACCGTGGCGGCACCTTCACGGACATCGTCGCGCGTCGCCCGGACGGCCGCCTGCTCACGCACAAGCTGCTGTCCGACAACCCCGCCCGGTACGCCGACGCGGCCGTCGCCGGCGTACGTGAACTGCTCGCCGGTTCCGGGGAGCCCGTCGACGCCGTCCGGATGGGCACGACGGTCGCCACCAACGCCCTGCTGGAACGCAAGGGTGAACGCACCCTGCTGGTGATCACCCGCGGCTTCCGCGACGCCCTGCGCATCGCCTACCAGAACCGCCCCGGCATCTTCGCCCGTCGCATCGAGCTGCCCGAGCTGCTGTACGAGCGGGTGATCGAGGCCGACGAACGCATCTCCGCCGACGGCACCGTCCTGCGGGCCCCCGACCTGGACGCCCTCGCGGGCCCGCTCCGGCAGGCCTACGACGACGGGATCCGCGCGGTCGCCGTCGTCTGTCCGCACAGCCATCTCCACCCCGCCCACGAACGCGCGATCGGCGAGCTCGCCGCCCGCATCGGCTTCCCGCAGATTTCGCTCTCCAGCGAGGTCAGCCCGCTGATGAAGCTCGTCCCGCGCGGGGACACCGCCGTCGTCGACGCCTACCTCTCGCCCGTGCTGCGACGCTACGTGCGCCAGGTCGCCGACGAACTGCGGGATGTACGGCTGATGTTCATGCAGTCCAATGGCGGGCTCACCGAGGCCGGACAGTTCCGCGGGAAGGACGCCATCCTCTCCGGGCCGGCCGGCGGGATCGTCGGCATGGCCCGCATGTCCGAGCGGGCCGGCTTCGCCCGCGTCATCGGCTTCGACATGGGCGGCACCTCCACCGACGTGTCGCACTTCGCCGGCGAGTACGAACGCGTCTTCACCACCCGGATCGCGGGCGTCCGGCTGCGCGCCCCCATGCTGGACATCCACACCGTGGCCGCGGGCGGCGGCTCGGTGCTCCACTTCGACGGCTCCCGCTACCGCGTCGGCCCCGACTCGGCCGGCGCCGACCCCGGACCCGCCTGCTACCGGGCCGGCGGCCCGCTCACCGTCACCGACGCCAATGTCATGCTCGGCCGGATCCACCCCGCCCACTTCCCCGCGGTGTTCGGCACGGACGGCGATCAGCCGCTGGACGTCGCGCTCGTCCGCGACCGCTTCGCCGCCCTCGCCCGCGAGATCAGCGAGCGCACCGGCGACGACCGCACCCCGGAGCAGGTCGCTGAGGGCTACCTGCAGATCGCCGTCGCCAACATCGCCAACGCGGTGAAGCGGATCTCCGTCCAGAAGGGCCACGACGTCACCCGCTACGCCCTGACCACCTTCGGCGGAGCGGGCGGCCAGCACGCGTGCAGGGTCGCCGACTCCCTCGGCATCCGCACCGTCCTCGTACCCCCCATGGCAGGCCTCCTGTCCGCGCTCGGCATCGGACTCGCCGACACCACGGCCATGCGCGAACAATCCGTCGAGGCACCGCTGGAAGCCGCCTCGATGCCCGGCATCCGCAGGACGGCCGACGACCTGGAGGACGCCGCGCGCGCCGAACTCCTCGCCGAGGACGTCCCGGAGGACCGTATCGAGGTCACCCGCCGCGCCCAGCTGCGCTACGACGGCACCGACACCACCCTGACCGTCGAGCTGACCGACCCCGGCACCATGAAGCACGCCTTCGAAGAACGTCATCGCGCCACGTACTCCTTCACCCTCGACCGCCCGATCGTCGTCGAAGCCCTCTCCGTCGAAGCCACCGGCCTTACCGCACCCCCCGATCTCTCCGCCCTCGCCCCGTACGAGGGCCGTCCCGCCGCTCCCGAAACCGTCCGCCTCCACACCGGTGGCACCTGGCGCGACGTGCCCCTCCACCGCCGGGAGGCCCTTCCGCCCGGCGACACCGTCACCGGCCCCGCGGTCGTCACCGAGGCCGGCGCCACGACCGTCGTGGACGACGGCTGGCGGGCCGCCGCGACCGACGACGGGCATCTGGTCATGGAACGCGCGGTGATCACGCAGAGTTCCGACCTCGACACAAAAGCCGACCCGGTTCTGCTCGAGGTCTTCAACAACCTCTTCATGTCGATCGCCGAACAGATGGGCGCCCGGCTGGAGTCCACGGCCCAGTCCGTCAACATCAAGGAACGCCTGGACTTCTCCTGCGCCCTGTTCGACCCGGACGGAAACCTGGTGGCCAACGCCCCGCACATCCCCGTCCACCTCGGTTCCATGGGCACCAGCGTCAAAGAGGTCATCCGCCGCCGCGGCACCTCGATGCACCCCGGCGACACCTACGCCGTCAACGACCCTTACCACGGCGGCACCCACCTGCCCGATGTCACCGTGATCACCCCGGTCTTCGACACCGACTCCGCGGCAGACACGGAGAGTGAGCCGCGGATTCTCTTCTACGTCGCCTCCCGTGGCCATCACGCCGAGATCGGCGGCATCGCCCCCGGCTCCATGCCCGCCCACAGCCGGACCATCGAGGAGGAGGGCGTCCTCTTCGACAACTGGCTGCTCGCCGAGAACGGCCGCTTCCGGGAGGAGGAGACCCGACGGCTTCTCGCCGAGGCGCCCCACCCCTCCCGCAACGTCCCCACGAACCTCGCCGACCTGCGCGCCCAGATCGCCGCCAACCGGAAGGGCGTCGACGAGGTGCGCCGCATGATCGATGAGTTCGGTCTCGACGTCGTACAGGCCTACATGCGGCACGTCCAGGACAACGCCGAGGAATCCGTCCGCCGCGTCATCGACGCCCTGGACGACGGGGAGTACGCCTACGAGACGGACTCGGGCGCCGTCATCCGCGTCCGCGTGCGCGTCGATCGTGCCGAACGACGCGCGACCATCGACTTCACGGGCACCTCCGCACAGCTCGCCACGAACTTCAACGCCCCCTTCTCGGTCGTCAACGCGGCGGTCCTGTACGTCTTCCGCACCCTGGTCGCCGACGACATCCCCCTCAACGACGGCTGCCTGCGCCCCCTGGACATCGTCGTACCCGCCGGCTCGATGCTCGCCCCCGAACCACCCGCCGCCGTCGTCGCGGGCAACGTGGAGACCTCCCAGGCCGTCACCGGGTCCCTGTACGCCGCGCTCGGCGTCCAGGCCGAGGGCTCCGGGACCATGAACAACGTCACCTTCGGCAACGAACGCCACCAGTACTACGAGACCGTCGCCTCCGGATCCGGAGCGGGCGACGGCTTCCCCGGCGCCGACGTCGTACAGACGCACATGACCAACTCGCGGCTCACGGACCCCGAAGTGCTGGAGTGGCGACTGCCTGTCAGACTCGAGGAGTTCGCGGTCCGGCAGGGCAGCGGCGGCGCCGGACGCTGGCGCGGCGGGCACGGCGCCGTGCGACGCATCCGCTTCCTCGAACCCATGACCGTCTCCACGCTCTCCCAGCACCGCCGCGTGCCGCCGTACGGCATGGCGGGCGGCGAGCCCGGCGCGCTCGGCGCCAACCGGGTGGAGCGGGCCGACGGCACCGTCACTGAACTCGGCGGAAGCGGCTCGGCGGACGTCGGTCCCGGCGACGTACTCGTCATCGAAACCCCCGGTGGCGGCGGCTACGGCCGACCGTCGTCCGACCACCATCAAGCAGGAGAAGAGATCGATGATCTT
- a CDS encoding DUF742 domain-containing protein, with protein MSGDGQGRSHWFDDEAGPVVRPYAMTRGRTTSPAQHRLDLIAVVVTEPHTGDPEGDPTLAPEHVDIVGLCREAPQSVAELAAELKLPIGVVRVLIGDLVHAELVHVTRPVPPAELPDESILRDVINGLRAL; from the coding sequence ATGAGCGGAGACGGTCAGGGAAGAAGCCACTGGTTCGACGACGAGGCCGGGCCGGTCGTCCGTCCCTACGCCATGACGCGCGGCCGCACCACGAGTCCGGCTCAGCACCGCCTCGATCTGATCGCGGTGGTTGTCACCGAACCCCACACCGGCGATCCGGAGGGCGATCCCACGCTCGCCCCGGAGCACGTGGACATCGTCGGACTGTGCCGTGAGGCACCGCAGTCGGTGGCCGAACTCGCCGCGGAACTCAAGCTGCCCATCGGAGTGGTGCGCGTTCTCATCGGAGATCTCGTGCACGCGGAACTCGTTCATGTGACACGGCCGGTGCCCCCGGCCGAGCTGCCGGACGAGAGTATTCTGCGCGACGTGATCAACGGCCTCCGGGCGCTGTGA